A genomic segment from Mustela lutreola isolate mMusLut2 chromosome 15, mMusLut2.pri, whole genome shotgun sequence encodes:
- the C1QTNF1 gene encoding complement C1q tumor necrosis factor-related protein 1 isoform X2, whose amino-acid sequence MLQAQEAAAGRGLEPHPGARGRLERPEALARSVGSWSPVCTLALQKGTGGTMGSRGLRLVLAGGLLLAFACGPVLGRVPRGLQEPLEQEWTKEPLLDYDERDGEKHEKPSPRRGEEATASPCFRCCDPGTPVYQAVPVPQINITILKGEKGDRGDRGLQGKYGKTGSAGARGHVGPKGQKGSMGAPGDRCKNHYAAFSVGRKKPLHSNDYYQTLIFDTEFVNLYGHFNMFTGRFYCYVPGIYFFSLNVHTWNQKETYLHIMKNAEEVVILYAQVSDRSIMQSQSLMLELRDQDEVWVRLFKGERENAIFSDEFDTYITFSGYLVKHAAEP is encoded by the exons ATGCTCCAAGCCCAAGAGGCCGCTGCGGGACGCGGGCTGGAG CCCCACCCAGGAGCTAGAGGGAGATTGGAACGCCCTGAGGCCCTAGCGAGAAGTGTGGGATCCTGGAGTCCTGTTTGCACGTTGGCTTTGCAGAAAG GCACCGGCGGGACGATGGGCTCCCGGGGACTGAGACTTGTGCTGGCAGGCGGCCTGTTGCTGGCCTTCGCCTGTGGCCCGGTGCTGGGCCGTGTGCCACGTGGTCTCCAGGAGCCGCTGGAGCAGGAGTGGACCAAGGAGCCACTGCTGGACTACGATGAGAG GGATGGAGAAAAGCATGAAAAGCCCAGCCCCAGGCGGGGGGAGGAGGCCACAGCTTCCCCGTGCTTCCGCTGCTGTGACCCTGGTACCCCCGTGTACCAGGCTGTCCCTGTGCCACAGATCAACATCACCATCTTGAAAG GTGAAAAGGGTGACCGGGGAGACCGCGGCTTGCAAGGCAAATACGGCAAGACCGGCTCAGCGGGCGCCCGGGGCCACGTGGGCCCCAAAGGGCAGAAGGGGTCGATGGGGGCCCCCGGGGACCGCTGCAAGAACCACTACGCCGCCTTCTCCGTGGGCCGCAAGAAGCCGCTGCACAGCAACGACTACTACCAGACCCTGATCTTCGACACGGAGTTCGTGAACCTCTACGGCCACTTCAACATGTTCACGGGCAGGTTCTACTGCTACGTGCCGGGCATCTACTTCTTCAGCCTCAACGTGCACACCTGGAACCAGAAGGAGACGTACCTGCACATCATGAAGAACGCGGAGGAGGTGGTGATCCTGTACGCGCAGGTGAGCGACCGCAGCATCATGCAGAGCCAGAGCCTGATGCTCGAGCTGCGGGACCAGGACGAGGTGTGGGTGCGCCTCTTCAAGGGCGAGCGGGAGAACGCCATCTTCAGCGACGAGTTCGACACCTACATCACCTTCAGCGGCTACCTGGTCAAGCACGCCGCGGAGCCCTAG
- the C1QTNF1 gene encoding complement C1q tumor necrosis factor-related protein 1 isoform X3, whose translation MGSRGLRLVLAGGLLLAFACGPVLGRVPRGLQEPLEQEWTKEPLLDYDERDGEKHEKPSPRRGEEATASPCFRCCDPGTPVYQAVPVPQINITILKGEKGDRGDRGLQGKYGKTGSAGARGHVGPKGQKGSMGAPGDRCKNHYAAFSVGRKKPLHSNDYYQTLIFDTEFVNLYGHFNMFTGRFYCYVPGIYFFSLNVHTWNQKETYLHIMKNAEEVVILYAQVSDRSIMQSQSLMLELRDQDEVWVRLFKGERENAIFSDEFDTYITFSGYLVKHAAEP comes from the exons ATGGGCTCCCGGGGACTGAGACTTGTGCTGGCAGGCGGCCTGTTGCTGGCCTTCGCCTGTGGCCCGGTGCTGGGCCGTGTGCCACGTGGTCTCCAGGAGCCGCTGGAGCAGGAGTGGACCAAGGAGCCACTGCTGGACTACGATGAGAG GGATGGAGAAAAGCATGAAAAGCCCAGCCCCAGGCGGGGGGAGGAGGCCACAGCTTCCCCGTGCTTCCGCTGCTGTGACCCTGGTACCCCCGTGTACCAGGCTGTCCCTGTGCCACAGATCAACATCACCATCTTGAAAG GTGAAAAGGGTGACCGGGGAGACCGCGGCTTGCAAGGCAAATACGGCAAGACCGGCTCAGCGGGCGCCCGGGGCCACGTGGGCCCCAAAGGGCAGAAGGGGTCGATGGGGGCCCCCGGGGACCGCTGCAAGAACCACTACGCCGCCTTCTCCGTGGGCCGCAAGAAGCCGCTGCACAGCAACGACTACTACCAGACCCTGATCTTCGACACGGAGTTCGTGAACCTCTACGGCCACTTCAACATGTTCACGGGCAGGTTCTACTGCTACGTGCCGGGCATCTACTTCTTCAGCCTCAACGTGCACACCTGGAACCAGAAGGAGACGTACCTGCACATCATGAAGAACGCGGAGGAGGTGGTGATCCTGTACGCGCAGGTGAGCGACCGCAGCATCATGCAGAGCCAGAGCCTGATGCTCGAGCTGCGGGACCAGGACGAGGTGTGGGTGCGCCTCTTCAAGGGCGAGCGGGAGAACGCCATCTTCAGCGACGAGTTCGACACCTACATCACCTTCAGCGGCTACCTGGTCAAGCACGCCGCGGAGCCCTAG
- the C1QTNF1 gene encoding complement C1q tumor necrosis factor-related protein 1 isoform X1: MLQAQEAAAGRGLEPHPGARGRLERPEALARSVGSWSPVCTLALQKAGTGGTMGSRGLRLVLAGGLLLAFACGPVLGRVPRGLQEPLEQEWTKEPLLDYDERDGEKHEKPSPRRGEEATASPCFRCCDPGTPVYQAVPVPQINITILKGEKGDRGDRGLQGKYGKTGSAGARGHVGPKGQKGSMGAPGDRCKNHYAAFSVGRKKPLHSNDYYQTLIFDTEFVNLYGHFNMFTGRFYCYVPGIYFFSLNVHTWNQKETYLHIMKNAEEVVILYAQVSDRSIMQSQSLMLELRDQDEVWVRLFKGERENAIFSDEFDTYITFSGYLVKHAAEP, translated from the exons ATGCTCCAAGCCCAAGAGGCCGCTGCGGGACGCGGGCTGGAG CCCCACCCAGGAGCTAGAGGGAGATTGGAACGCCCTGAGGCCCTAGCGAGAAGTGTGGGATCCTGGAGTCCTGTTTGCACGTTGGCTTTGCAGAAAG CAGGCACCGGCGGGACGATGGGCTCCCGGGGACTGAGACTTGTGCTGGCAGGCGGCCTGTTGCTGGCCTTCGCCTGTGGCCCGGTGCTGGGCCGTGTGCCACGTGGTCTCCAGGAGCCGCTGGAGCAGGAGTGGACCAAGGAGCCACTGCTGGACTACGATGAGAG GGATGGAGAAAAGCATGAAAAGCCCAGCCCCAGGCGGGGGGAGGAGGCCACAGCTTCCCCGTGCTTCCGCTGCTGTGACCCTGGTACCCCCGTGTACCAGGCTGTCCCTGTGCCACAGATCAACATCACCATCTTGAAAG GTGAAAAGGGTGACCGGGGAGACCGCGGCTTGCAAGGCAAATACGGCAAGACCGGCTCAGCGGGCGCCCGGGGCCACGTGGGCCCCAAAGGGCAGAAGGGGTCGATGGGGGCCCCCGGGGACCGCTGCAAGAACCACTACGCCGCCTTCTCCGTGGGCCGCAAGAAGCCGCTGCACAGCAACGACTACTACCAGACCCTGATCTTCGACACGGAGTTCGTGAACCTCTACGGCCACTTCAACATGTTCACGGGCAGGTTCTACTGCTACGTGCCGGGCATCTACTTCTTCAGCCTCAACGTGCACACCTGGAACCAGAAGGAGACGTACCTGCACATCATGAAGAACGCGGAGGAGGTGGTGATCCTGTACGCGCAGGTGAGCGACCGCAGCATCATGCAGAGCCAGAGCCTGATGCTCGAGCTGCGGGACCAGGACGAGGTGTGGGTGCGCCTCTTCAAGGGCGAGCGGGAGAACGCCATCTTCAGCGACGAGTTCGACACCTACATCACCTTCAGCGGCTACCTGGTCAAGCACGCCGCGGAGCCCTAG